One genomic segment of Paraburkholderia caffeinilytica includes these proteins:
- a CDS encoding histone H1-like repetitive region-containing protein has product MATIKKAAAKKPAAKKAAPAKKAAPAKKVAAKKVAVKKVAAKKAAPAKKVAAKKAAPAKKVAAKKVAVKKVAAKKAPAKKAAPAKKAAVKKVAAKKAAPAKKAAAKKAPAKKAAAKKAAPAKKAAAKKAAPAKKAAAKKAAPAKKAAAKKAAAPAKKAAPAKKAVAKKAAPAPAATSVSSAPAATVKTALNPAAAWPFPTGSRP; this is encoded by the coding sequence ATGGCAACGATCAAGAAAGCCGCAGCTAAGAAACCCGCAGCAAAGAAAGCTGCTCCGGCAAAGAAGGCCGCTCCGGCGAAAAAAGTCGCTGCAAAGAAAGTCGCAGTGAAGAAGGTTGCAGCGAAGAAGGCGGCACCGGCTAAGAAGGTTGCAGCGAAGAAAGCTGCGCCGGCCAAGAAGGTTGCAGCCAAGAAAGTCGCCGTGAAGAAGGTTGCAGCGAAGAAGGCACCGGCAAAGAAGGCAGCGCCGGCTAAGAAGGCCGCAGTGAAGAAGGTTGCAGCAAAGAAGGCAGCACCGGCGAAGAAGGCCGCAGCAAAGAAGGCGCCGGCTAAGAAGGCTGCTGCCAAGAAGGCTGCGCCTGCGAAAAAGGCTGCTGCCAAGAAAGCTGCGCCTGCGAAAAAGGCTGCCGCTAAAAAGGCTGCGCCTGCCAAGAAGGCTGCCGCGAAGAAGGCTGCTGCTCCTGCCAAGAAGGCTGCCCCTGCGAAGAAGGCTGTCGCCAAGAAGGCGGCTCCTGCACCCGCTGCGACTTCTGTCTCGAGCGCACCGGCGGCGACGGTGAAGACCGCGCTGAACCCGGCAGCGGCATGGCCGTTCCCGACGGGCAGCCGTCCGTAA
- a CDS encoding cytochrome C assembly family protein produces the protein MDIVLYALTALLYGGLAVVGWRSHRHAALRPMLESVPPVPVAAGALTSSAASGMSTSGRALLFVALLAHGALLHTTIFPQNAMVFGFAFALSAMFWLGAGIYWIESFFFPLDGLRLLVLPLACVASLLPLAFNGVRVLPYSAAPMFKLHFLIANIAYGLFAIAALHAILMLLVERRLHAMRGGMSQRNAAAAGNGWLSSWLDTLPPLLTLEKLLFRLIGAGFVLLTLTLVSGILFSEQLVDRALRLDHKTVFAILSWVMFGALLTARKVSGWRGRAALRWVLASFVALLLAYVGSRFVFEVLLHRAVV, from the coding sequence ATGGATATTGTACTGTATGCCCTCACTGCGCTCCTCTACGGCGGTCTCGCCGTGGTCGGATGGCGCTCGCACCGGCACGCCGCGTTGCGCCCCATGCTCGAGAGCGTGCCGCCGGTGCCCGTCGCTGCGGGCGCATTGACCTCATCGGCGGCCTCGGGCATGAGCACCTCGGGCCGCGCGCTGCTGTTTGTCGCGCTGCTCGCCCACGGCGCGCTGCTGCACACCACCATCTTTCCCCAAAACGCGATGGTGTTCGGCTTCGCGTTCGCGCTGTCGGCGATGTTCTGGCTCGGCGCCGGCATTTACTGGATCGAGAGCTTTTTCTTTCCGCTCGACGGCCTGCGCCTGCTGGTGTTGCCGCTCGCTTGCGTCGCCTCCTTATTGCCACTGGCGTTCAATGGCGTGCGCGTGCTGCCGTATTCGGCGGCGCCGATGTTCAAGCTGCACTTCCTGATCGCCAATATCGCGTACGGTTTGTTCGCGATCGCAGCGCTGCACGCGATTCTGATGCTGCTGGTCGAGCGGCGTCTGCATGCCATGCGCGGCGGCATGTCGCAACGCAATGCGGCTGCGGCGGGCAACGGCTGGCTGTCGAGCTGGCTCGATACCTTGCCGCCGCTGCTGACTCTTGAAAAGCTGCTGTTCCGTTTGATCGGCGCCGGCTTCGTGCTGCTCACGCTGACGCTGGTGTCGGGCATCCTGTTCAGCGAGCAGCTGGTCGACCGTGCCTTGCGGCTCGATCACAAGACGGTCTTCGCGATTCTTTCCTGGGTGATGTTCGGCGCGCTGCTGACTGCGCGCAAGGTTTCCGGCTGGCGCGGCCGCGCGGCATTGCGCTGGGTGCTGGCGTCGTTCGTCGCGTTGTTGCTGGCGTACGTAGGCAGCCGTTTTGTATTCGAGGTGCTGTTGCACCGTGCTGTAGTGTGA
- a CDS encoding ribonucleotide-diphosphate reductase subunit beta encodes MLNWDDEITAVTPSSATQQNVLRNAAGSAVGSQVGTRSAPHAPSAQDIFANDIAVAPVAHVTNAAAGTAAVSEARVNVADKRIINGQTDVNQLVPFKYKWAWEKYLAGCANHWMPQEVNMSRDIALWKDPNGLTEDERRIVKRNLGFFVTADSLAANNIVLGTYRHITAPECRQFLLRQAFEEAIHTHAYQYIVESLGLDEGEIFNAYHEVPSIRAKDEFLIPYIHVLTDPAFKTGTLEADQTLLRSLIVFACVMEGLFFYVGFTQILALGRQNKMTGAAEQYQYILRDESMHCNFGIDLINQIKLENPQLWTAEFRAEIREIFQQAVELEYRYAEDTMPRGVLGLNASMFKSYLRFICNRRCQQIGLDPLYPNEENPFPWMSEMIDLKKERNFFETRVIEYQTGGALTWE; translated from the coding sequence ATGCTCAACTGGGATGACGAGATCACTGCCGTAACTCCCTCGAGCGCTACGCAACAGAATGTGTTGCGCAACGCTGCGGGATCGGCTGTCGGTTCGCAAGTCGGAACGCGTTCCGCTCCTCATGCTCCCTCGGCTCAAGACATCTTCGCGAACGACATCGCTGTCGCTCCCGTCGCTCATGTGACCAACGCGGCAGCTGGAACGGCTGCCGTTTCGGAAGCGCGAGTCAATGTCGCCGACAAGCGCATCATCAACGGCCAGACCGACGTCAATCAGTTGGTGCCGTTCAAATACAAGTGGGCCTGGGAAAAGTATCTGGCTGGCTGCGCCAACCACTGGATGCCGCAAGAAGTGAACATGTCGCGCGACATCGCCCTCTGGAAAGACCCGAACGGTCTGACCGAAGACGAGCGCCGCATCGTCAAGCGCAACCTGGGCTTCTTCGTGACGGCCGATTCCCTCGCCGCCAACAATATCGTGCTGGGCACCTACCGCCACATTACGGCGCCCGAATGCCGCCAGTTCCTGCTGCGCCAGGCGTTCGAAGAGGCGATTCACACGCACGCTTACCAGTACATCGTCGAATCCCTGGGCCTCGACGAAGGCGAAATCTTCAACGCGTATCACGAGGTCCCCTCGATCCGCGCGAAAGACGAATTCCTGATTCCGTACATCCACGTGCTGACCGACCCGGCCTTCAAGACCGGCACGCTCGAGGCAGACCAGACCCTGCTGCGCTCGCTGATCGTGTTCGCCTGTGTGATGGAAGGCCTGTTCTTCTACGTCGGCTTTACGCAAATCCTGGCGCTGGGTCGTCAGAACAAGATGACCGGCGCGGCGGAACAGTACCAGTACATCCTGCGCGACGAGTCGATGCACTGCAACTTCGGCATCGACCTGATCAACCAGATCAAACTCGAAAACCCGCAACTCTGGACGGCTGAGTTCCGCGCGGAAATCCGCGAGATCTTCCAGCAAGCGGTCGAACTTGAATATCGTTACGCAGAAGATACGATGCCGCGCGGGGTGCTCGGCCTCAATGCGTCGATGTTCAAGAGCTATCTGCGCTTCATCTGCAACCGCCGTTGCCAGCAGATCGGTCTCGATCCGCTGTACCCGAACGAGGAAAACCCGTTCCCGTGGATGAGCGAGATGATCGACCTGAAGAAGGAACGCAACTTCTTCGAGACGCGAGTGATCGAATATCAGACTGGCGGCGCGCTGACCTGGGAGTGA
- a CDS encoding hypoxanthine-guanine phosphoribosyltransferase has translation MNREEALHIFSHSEEIVSADDVNASISGMAAAIRDEMSEDFPLVLSVMGGAAVFTGMLLPHLDFPLEFDYIHLTRYRNTTKGGNEMQWRVAPAESVKDRVVLVLDDILDEGETMAAIRDRILAMGAKRFLSAVLCEKIIPKVKPLRPDYCGFEVPDRYVFGCGMDAKGYWRNLPTIRALTDGA, from the coding sequence ATGAACCGCGAAGAAGCTCTCCACATTTTTAGCCACTCCGAAGAAATCGTTTCGGCCGACGACGTCAACGCGTCGATCAGCGGCATGGCGGCCGCCATCCGCGATGAGATGAGCGAAGACTTCCCGCTCGTGCTGTCGGTGATGGGCGGCGCGGCAGTGTTCACCGGCATGTTGTTGCCGCACCTCGATTTCCCGCTCGAGTTCGACTACATCCACCTGACCCGCTACCGCAACACCACCAAGGGTGGCAACGAGATGCAATGGCGCGTGGCGCCGGCTGAGTCGGTGAAGGATCGCGTCGTGCTGGTGCTCGACGACATCCTCGACGAAGGCGAGACCATGGCCGCGATCCGCGACCGCATCCTCGCAATGGGCGCGAAGCGCTTCCTGAGCGCGGTGCTGTGCGAGAAGATCATTCCGAAGGTCAAGCCGCTGCGCCCGGATTACTGCGGTTTCGAAGTGCCGGACCGCTACGTGTTCGGTTGCGGGATGGACGCCAAAGGCTACTGGCGCAACCTGCCGAC
- a CDS encoding PP0621 family protein → MRQIFLLILLFIVGQWLVKALRRHDAQASQRTGAGANGAAGAGGANGARGQSGPNGRARGPNARQAQPQLAEPMIRCAECGVHAPKSDSVVVGGQPFCSAAHAQRHGARPTGRDAR, encoded by the coding sequence ATGCGACAAATTTTTCTGCTGATCCTGTTGTTTATCGTTGGCCAGTGGCTGGTCAAGGCGCTGCGTCGTCATGACGCGCAAGCGTCGCAACGCACCGGCGCAGGCGCCAATGGCGCGGCGGGCGCCGGCGGTGCCAACGGTGCAAGAGGCCAGAGCGGGCCGAATGGCCGCGCGCGTGGGCCCAATGCGCGGCAAGCGCAGCCGCAGCTCGCCGAGCCGATGATCCGCTGCGCCGAGTGCGGCGTGCACGCGCCCAAGAGCGACTCCGTGGTGGTGGGCGGGCAGCCGTTCTGCAGCGCCGCGCACGCGCAGCGTCACGGCGCGCGTCCCACGGGCCGCGACGCTCGATGA
- a CDS encoding carbohydrate kinase family protein: MATLICGSLAYDNIMTFEGRFRDHILPEQVHILNVSFLVPTMRREFGGCAGNIAYSLHLLGGDARIMGTLGAVDAQPYMDRFKQLCLSTESVLLVPNTHSAQAMITTDLENNQITAFHPGAMMQSHLNRADEAKNITLAIVGPDGYDGMIQHSEHLAAAGVPFIFDPGQGLPLFDGESLRRMIELATYVAVNDYEAKLVSNKTGWSIEEIAGKVEALVITLGEQGAQIHHAGGIEEIPAVKAQQVLDPTGCGDAFRGGLLYGIENKLGWATTGRLASLMGALKIEHQGPQNYAPSRAEINERFKQAFGYDLQ, from the coding sequence TTGGCTACGCTGATTTGCGGTTCGCTCGCCTACGACAACATCATGACTTTCGAAGGCCGCTTTCGGGATCACATCCTGCCGGAGCAGGTCCACATCCTGAACGTGAGCTTTCTCGTGCCGACGATGCGCCGCGAGTTCGGCGGCTGCGCGGGCAATATCGCCTATTCGCTGCATCTGCTGGGCGGCGATGCGCGCATCATGGGGACGCTCGGCGCGGTCGACGCGCAGCCCTACATGGACCGCTTCAAGCAACTCTGCCTGTCGACGGAAAGCGTGCTTCTCGTGCCGAACACCCACTCGGCGCAAGCAATGATCACCACCGATCTGGAAAACAATCAGATCACCGCGTTCCACCCCGGCGCGATGATGCAGTCTCATCTGAATCGCGCCGACGAAGCGAAGAACATCACGCTCGCTATCGTCGGGCCTGACGGCTACGACGGCATGATCCAGCATTCCGAGCACCTGGCAGCGGCCGGCGTGCCGTTTATCTTCGATCCGGGTCAAGGTTTGCCGCTGTTTGACGGCGAATCGCTACGCCGCATGATTGAACTTGCTACTTATGTAGCTGTCAACGATTACGAAGCCAAACTGGTGAGCAACAAAACGGGCTGGTCGATCGAAGAGATCGCCGGCAAGGTCGAGGCGCTGGTTATCACGCTCGGCGAACAAGGCGCACAGATCCATCACGCCGGCGGTATCGAAGAGATTCCCGCGGTAAAGGCGCAGCAGGTGCTCGATCCTACAGGCTGTGGCGACGCGTTTCGCGGCGGCTTGCTGTACGGCATCGAGAACAAGCTGGGCTGGGCGACCACCGGGCGGCTCGCGAGCCTGATGGGCGCGCTGAAGATCGAACACCAGGGCCCGCAAAACTACGCGCCCAGCCGGGCGGAGATCAACGAACGGTTCAAGCAGGCGTTCGGATACGACCTGCAGTAA
- the ampD gene encoding 1,6-anhydro-N-acetylmuramyl-L-alanine amidase AmpD has translation MSVAFTVDADGWVAAARKLPSPNFEARPEGAVPTLIVVHNISLPPNEFGGTAIADLFLNTLDCDAHPYYDSHLRGVRVSAHFVIHRDGALEQFVSCNERAWHAGPSNFFGRERCNDFSIGIELEGSDTTAFEAAQYCTLGALVTALKARYPVEGLAGHSDIAPGRKTDPGPYFEWQRLQRDTALADRYFPYLKFSKTP, from the coding sequence ATGAGCGTCGCGTTCACCGTCGATGCCGACGGTTGGGTCGCCGCCGCACGCAAACTGCCCTCGCCGAATTTCGAAGCGAGGCCCGAAGGGGCCGTGCCGACGCTGATCGTCGTCCACAACATCAGCCTGCCGCCCAATGAGTTCGGCGGCACGGCGATCGCCGACCTGTTCCTGAACACACTCGACTGCGACGCTCACCCGTACTACGACTCGCATCTGCGCGGCGTGCGGGTGTCGGCGCATTTCGTGATTCATCGCGACGGCGCGCTCGAGCAATTTGTGTCCTGCAACGAACGGGCATGGCACGCCGGCCCGTCGAATTTTTTCGGCCGCGAGCGCTGCAACGATTTCTCGATTGGCATCGAGCTGGAGGGCAGTGACACGACTGCTTTCGAAGCAGCGCAATACTGCACGCTCGGGGCGCTTGTGACGGCGCTCAAGGCTCGCTATCCGGTCGAAGGGCTCGCCGGTCACTCGGACATTGCCCCCGGCCGCAAGACCGATCCAGGGCCCTATTTCGAGTGGCAGCGTCTGCAGCGCGACACCGCGTTGGCGGATCGGTACTTCCCCTATCTCAAGTTTTCCAAAACGCCGTAA
- the ffh gene encoding signal recognition particle protein, with protein MLDNLTQRMARVVKTLRGEARLTEANTQEMLREVRLALLEADVALPVVREFIAKVKEKALGEEVISSLSPGQALVGVVQRELTAIIGGDYEGKAVELNLAVTPPAVILMAGLQGAGKTTTVGKLAKLLREKYKKKVLTVSCDVYRPAAIAQLKTVTEQVGADFFPSEPDQKPVDIAIAAVDWAKRHYHDVLLVDTAGRLGIDEAMMQEIAALHSTLKPAETLFVVDAMLGQDAVNTAKAFSDALPLTGVVLTKLDGDSRGGAALSVRHVTGKPIKFVGVAEKLDGLEVFYPDRMANRILGMGDILALVEEAQRGVDVQAAQKLADKVKKGGDFDLNDFRAQLTQMKSMGGLSSLMDKLPAQFQQAAAGANMGMAESQMRRMEGIINSMTPLERAKPELIKATRKRRIAAGAGVQVQEVNRMLNQYDQMRTMMKKLKGGNLQKMMRGMKGMMPGMR; from the coding sequence ATGCTCGATAATCTGACTCAACGGATGGCGCGCGTCGTCAAGACGCTGCGCGGCGAAGCCCGGCTCACCGAGGCGAACACCCAGGAAATGCTGCGCGAGGTGCGTCTCGCGCTCCTCGAGGCGGACGTGGCGCTGCCGGTCGTGCGCGAGTTCATCGCCAAGGTAAAGGAAAAAGCGCTCGGCGAGGAGGTGATCAGCAGCCTGTCGCCGGGTCAGGCGCTGGTCGGCGTGGTGCAGCGCGAGCTGACCGCGATCATTGGCGGCGACTATGAAGGCAAGGCGGTCGAACTGAATCTCGCCGTCACGCCGCCGGCCGTCATCCTGATGGCGGGCCTGCAAGGCGCCGGCAAAACGACCACGGTCGGCAAGCTCGCCAAGCTCCTGCGCGAGAAGTACAAGAAGAAGGTTCTCACCGTGTCGTGCGACGTCTACCGCCCGGCTGCTATCGCGCAGTTGAAGACGGTGACCGAGCAGGTCGGCGCGGACTTCTTCCCGTCGGAACCGGATCAGAAGCCGGTGGATATCGCGATCGCCGCGGTGGATTGGGCCAAGCGCCACTACCACGACGTGCTGCTGGTCGACACGGCCGGCCGTCTGGGTATCGACGAAGCGATGATGCAGGAGATCGCCGCGCTGCACAGCACGCTGAAACCGGCGGAAACGCTGTTCGTCGTCGACGCGATGCTCGGCCAGGATGCGGTCAACACCGCGAAGGCCTTTAGCGACGCATTGCCGCTCACCGGCGTCGTCCTCACCAAGCTCGACGGCGACTCCCGCGGTGGTGCCGCGCTCTCCGTGCGTCACGTGACGGGCAAGCCGATCAAGTTTGTCGGCGTCGCCGAGAAGCTCGACGGCCTCGAAGTTTTCTATCCGGATCGAATGGCGAACCGGATTCTCGGCATGGGCGACATTCTCGCCCTCGTCGAAGAAGCGCAACGCGGCGTGGATGTCCAGGCCGCGCAGAAGCTCGCCGACAAGGTCAAGAAAGGCGGCGACTTCGACCTCAACGATTTCCGCGCGCAACTCACGCAGATGAAGAGCATGGGCGGCCTGTCGTCGCTGATGGACAAGCTGCCCGCGCAGTTCCAGCAGGCAGCGGCCGGCGCCAATATGGGCATGGCCGAATCGCAGATGCGCCGCATGGAAGGCATCATCAATTCGATGACGCCGTTGGAGCGCGCCAAGCCCGAGCTGATCAAGGCCACCCGCAAACGCCGCATTGCCGCCGGCGCGGGCGTGCAGGTGCAGGAAGTCAACCGCATGCTCAATCAGTACGACCAGATGCGCACGATGATGAAAAAGCTGAAGGGCGGCAATCTGCAAAAGATGATGCGCGGCATGAAGGGCATGATGCCCGGCATGCGCTAA
- a CDS encoding glycine zipper 2TM domain-containing protein: protein MRITSRLVVAALIAGSLAMSGCAYNSSSADVYTASQAQREETVRMGTVDSVRAVKISSNNGQPSGLGAIGGGALGAVAGSAIGGGRGSIVTGIIGGLAGAVAGNAVENGVAVHDGLEITVRLDNGDMRAITQSATGEIFRAGERVRLLSSGGVTRVTH from the coding sequence ATGAGAATAACGAGTCGCCTGGTCGTGGCCGCCTTGATTGCCGGTTCGCTGGCCATGTCGGGGTGTGCGTACAACAGCAGTTCCGCAGACGTCTACACGGCATCGCAGGCACAGCGTGAAGAGACGGTCCGCATGGGCACGGTCGACAGCGTTCGGGCCGTGAAGATCAGTTCGAACAACGGCCAGCCGAGCGGCCTGGGCGCGATCGGCGGCGGCGCATTGGGCGCGGTGGCCGGCAGCGCGATCGGCGGCGGACGCGGCTCGATCGTGACGGGCATCATCGGCGGCCTGGCCGGCGCGGTGGCGGGCAATGCGGTCGAGAACGGCGTCGCGGTGCACGACGGTCTCGAGATCACCGTGCGACTCGATAACGGCGACATGCGCGCCATCACGCAAAGCGCCACCGGCGAAATCTTCCGCGCCGGCGAGCGCGTGCGACTGCTCTCCAGCGGCGGCGTCACACGCGTCACGCACTAA
- a CDS encoding ribonucleoside-diphosphate reductase subunit alpha — MQTTDNVTTRYEGSPTGQAFGQAQGAQALAPQVTYADYKVIRRNGSVVSFEPSKIAIAVTKAFLAVNGGQGAASARVRELVEQLTQNVVRALVRSRPNGGTFHIEDIQDQVELALMRGGEHNVARAYVLYREKRTQARGHDEQVAASAPGLNVTDNGVTRPLDLAALRGIIELACSNLGDAVSADPIIAETVKNLYDGVPMTQVYDSAILAARTMIEKDPAYSQVTARILLHTIRREILEEEVTQTEMGERYAEYFPQFIKRGVQAELLDDKLLQFDLKRLGAALDNNRDLQFGYLGLQTLYDRYFLHHDGVRIEMPQAFFMRVAMGLSLNEIDREARAIEFYNVLSSFDFMSSTPTLFNSGTRRSQLSSCYLTTVDDDLDGIYEALKENALLSKFAGGLGNDWTRVRALGSHIKGTNGKSQGVVPFLKVVNDTAVAVNQGGKRKGAVCAYLETWHLDIEEFLELRKNTGDDRRRTHDMNTANWIPDLFMKRVHEGGDWTLFSPSTCPDLHDKFGAEFETAYTAYEDKVARGEIKLFKKVPAAQLWRKMLGMLFETGHPWITFKDPCNVRSPQQHVGVVHSSNLCTEITLNTSDTEIAVCNLGSVNLVAHLKEQADGTLVLDHDKLKRTVSVAMRMLDNVIDINYYAVAKARNSNLKHRPVGMGIMGFQDCLHLLRTPYASQEAVAFADTSMEAVCYYAYYASTELAQERGRYSSYRGSLWDRGILPQDSVKLLAEARGGYVEVDSSESMDWTELRSRIATYGMRNSNCIAIAPTATISNIIGVSACIEPTFQNLYVKSNLSGEFTVVNDYLVRDLKERGLWDEVMVADLKYFDGTLSRIDRIPADLRAIYATAFEVDPKWLVEAASRRQKWIDQAQSLNIYMGGASGKKLDEIYKLAWVRGLKTTYYLRTMAATHVEKSTVAHGALNAVSSGGGEGSGGAGGVGGGAAGGFGVSGGAASGGIQVAAAAPAVAVEAAPEADGPVCMMRPGDPGFDECEACQ; from the coding sequence ATGCAAACCACCGACAACGTGACGACCCGGTACGAGGGCTCACCGACTGGCCAGGCCTTTGGCCAGGCACAAGGCGCACAAGCGCTCGCGCCGCAAGTGACCTACGCCGACTACAAGGTGATCCGTCGTAACGGCAGCGTGGTGTCGTTCGAGCCGTCGAAAATCGCCATTGCCGTGACGAAGGCATTTCTGGCCGTCAACGGTGGTCAAGGCGCGGCGTCGGCGCGCGTGCGCGAACTGGTCGAGCAACTTACGCAGAACGTGGTGCGCGCACTTGTGCGCAGCCGTCCGAACGGCGGCACGTTCCATATTGAAGACATCCAGGATCAGGTCGAACTCGCGCTGATGCGCGGCGGCGAGCACAACGTCGCGCGTGCGTACGTGCTGTATCGCGAGAAGCGCACGCAAGCCCGCGGTCATGACGAGCAGGTCGCCGCCAGCGCGCCGGGTCTGAACGTCACGGACAACGGCGTGACGCGCCCGCTCGATCTGGCTGCGCTGCGCGGCATCATCGAACTGGCTTGCTCGAACCTGGGCGACGCCGTGAGCGCCGATCCGATCATCGCGGAAACGGTCAAAAATCTGTACGACGGCGTGCCGATGACCCAGGTCTACGACTCGGCGATCCTGGCTGCCCGCACGATGATCGAAAAAGACCCGGCTTATAGCCAGGTCACCGCCCGCATCCTGCTGCACACGATCCGCCGCGAGATCCTCGAAGAGGAAGTCACGCAAACGGAAATGGGCGAGCGCTACGCCGAGTACTTCCCGCAATTCATCAAGCGCGGCGTGCAAGCCGAGCTGCTCGACGACAAGCTGCTGCAGTTCGACCTGAAGCGCCTCGGCGCCGCGCTCGACAACAACCGCGACCTGCAATTCGGCTACCTCGGCCTGCAAACACTGTACGACCGCTACTTCCTGCATCACGACGGCGTGCGCATCGAAATGCCGCAGGCATTCTTTATGCGTGTCGCGATGGGTCTGTCGCTGAACGAGATCGACCGCGAAGCGCGCGCGATCGAGTTTTACAACGTGCTGTCGAGCTTCGACTTCATGTCGTCCACGCCCACGCTGTTCAACTCGGGCACCCGCCGCTCGCAACTGTCGTCGTGCTACCTGACCACGGTCGACGACGACCTCGACGGCATCTACGAAGCGCTGAAGGAAAACGCGCTGCTGTCGAAGTTCGCCGGCGGTCTGGGCAACGACTGGACGCGCGTGCGTGCGCTCGGCTCGCACATCAAGGGCACCAACGGCAAGTCGCAAGGCGTCGTGCCGTTCCTGAAGGTCGTCAACGACACGGCGGTGGCGGTCAACCAGGGCGGCAAGCGCAAGGGCGCGGTCTGCGCGTACCTGGAAACGTGGCACCTGGACATCGAGGAATTCCTCGAGCTGCGCAAGAACACGGGCGACGACCGTCGCCGCACCCATGACATGAACACGGCGAACTGGATTCCCGACCTGTTCATGAAGCGCGTGCACGAAGGCGGCGACTGGACGCTGTTCTCGCCGTCCACCTGCCCGGACCTGCACGACAAGTTCGGTGCTGAGTTCGAAACGGCTTACACGGCTTACGAGGACAAGGTCGCGCGCGGCGAGATCAAGCTGTTCAAGAAGGTTCCGGCGGCGCAACTGTGGCGCAAGATGCTGGGCATGCTGTTCGAAACCGGCCACCCGTGGATCACGTTCAAGGATCCGTGCAATGTGCGCTCGCCGCAACAGCACGTCGGCGTCGTCCACTCGTCGAACCTGTGCACGGAAATCACGCTGAACACCAGCGACACCGAAATCGCCGTCTGCAACCTGGGCTCGGTGAACCTCGTCGCTCACCTGAAGGAACAGGCCGACGGCACCCTGGTGCTCGACCACGACAAGCTCAAGCGCACCGTCAGCGTCGCGATGCGCATGCTCGACAACGTGATCGACATCAATTACTACGCGGTGGCCAAGGCGCGTAACTCGAACCTGAAGCACCGCCCGGTCGGCATGGGCATCATGGGCTTCCAGGACTGCCTGCACCTGCTGCGCACGCCGTACGCGTCGCAAGAGGCGGTCGCGTTCGCCGATACGTCGATGGAAGCGGTTTGCTACTACGCTTACTACGCGTCGACCGAACTGGCGCAGGAGCGCGGCCGTTACTCCAGCTACCGCGGCTCGCTGTGGGATCGCGGCATCCTCCCGCAAGACTCGGTGAAGCTGCTGGCCGAAGCGCGCGGCGGGTATGTCGAAGTCGATTCGAGCGAATCGATGGACTGGACCGAACTGCGTTCGCGCATCGCCACCTACGGCATGCGCAACTCGAACTGCATCGCGATCGCGCCGACGGCGACGATCTCGAACATCATCGGCGTGTCGGCCTGTATCGAACCGACGTTCCAGAATCTGTATGTGAAGTCGAATCTGTCGGGCGAGTTCACGGTGGTCAACGACTACCTGGTGCGCGACCTGAAGGAACGCGGTCTGTGGGACGAAGTGATGGTCGCCGACCTGAAGTACTTCGACGGCACGCTGTCGCGCATCGACCGCATCCCGGCCGACCTGCGCGCGATCTACGCGACCGCGTTCGAAGTCGATCCGAAGTGGCTGGTCGAGGCGGCGTCGCGTCGTCAGAAGTGGATCGACCAGGCGCAGTCGCTGAACATCTATATGGGCGGCGCGTCGGGCAAGAAGCTCGACGAGATCTACAAGCTCGCATGGGTGCGCGGCCTGAAGACGACGTACTACCTCCGCACGATGGCAGCGACTCACGTCGAGAAGTCGACGGTGGCGCACGGCGCGCTGAACGCGGTGAGCTCGGGTGGTGGCGAAGGGTCGGGCGGTGCCGGTGGTGTCGGCGGTGGCGCGGCCGGCGGCTTCGGCGTGAGCGGCGGTGCAGCATCGGGCGGCATCCAGGTAGCGGCGGCAGCGCCCGCTGTTGCGGTCGAAGCAGCGCCGGAAGCGGACGGGCCGGTGTGCATGATGCGCCCGGGCGATCCTGGTTTCGACGAGTGCGAGGCTTGCCAGTAA